The DNA segment CACGCGTCGATCAACGATTGTGGATGTTCGATGCGGAAGCCGACGGAAAACGGCTTCGCCTCCAGGTATATGCCGCGCGTGTGGAGCATGTCGAAGGTGTCGCGCGCGCTGTGGCCCACCGCGAGAACGACATGATCACTGCGCAGGTGATCACCATTCGCCAGGCGTACGCCGCGCAAACGACCGTTCTCGATCAGCAGGTCGTCGACCTTGCTGCCAAAGCGAATCTCACCGCCCAGCGACTCGATGGTGGCGCGCATCTTCTCGATCATGCCGACCAGACGGAAGGTGCCAATGTGCGGCTTGCTCACATAAAGGATTTCCGGCGGGGCGCCGGCCTTGACGAACTCCGTCAGCACCTTGCGTCCGTAATGCTTCGGGTCCTTGATCTGGCTATGCAGCTTGCCGTCGGAGAACGTGCCCGCGCCGCCCTCGCCGAACTGCACGTTGGATTCCGGGTCGAGCACGCCCTGGCGCCAGAGCCCGAAGGTGTCGCGCGTGCGCTCGCGCACGGGCTTGCCGCGCTCCAGAATGATCGGACAAAAGCCCATCTGTGTCAGGATCAGCCCGGCGAACAAACCGCAGGGCCCGAGGCCGATCACCACCGGCCGCGCCGGGAGATCCGTGGGTGCATGTGCGACGAAGCGATAGGCCGTATCCGGCGCCGGCCTGACATGCGGATCGCCCGCAAGGCGCGTGAGCACCGCCGCCTCGTCGCGCAGCACGACATCCACGGTGTAGACGAACAGAATGCGCGCACGCTTGCGGGCATCGACGCCGCGCCGGAAGATCGTGAAGTCCGCCACCGTGTCCTCAGTGACCCCGAGCCGCGCGGCGATGGCCTGCGCGAGCGCCTGTTCGGCGTGGTCAAGGGGGAGTCTGATTTCAGTCAGTCGCAGCATGGCATCGAGTGGCGCGGAGAAAGTGCGCGAAGTTTACCGGTATGTCTCGGCTGGGGGTACTGGGAGGCGTATCAACACTCCTGTGAGTCGCCACAGCGAATGATGATGGATGTTACAATACGAGACCTGACCCCAATATCCCCGTGCGTCCTCAGTGACCCCGAGCCGCGCGGCGATGGCCTGCGGGAGCGCCTGTTCGGCGTGGTCAAGGGGGAGTCTGATTTCAGTCAGTCGCAGCATGGCATCGAGTGGCGCGGAGAAAGTGCGCGAAGTTTACCGGTATGTCTCGGCTGGGGGTACTGGGAGGTGTATCAACAGTCCTGTGAGTCGCCACAGCGAATGATGATGGGTGTTGCAATACGAGACCTGACCCCAATATCCCTCGTGACCCGAATATCCCTGCGTGCGGGAGCGCCTGTTCGGCGTGGTCAAGGGGGAGTCTGATTTCAGTCAGTCGCAGCATGGCATCGAGTGGCGCGGAGAAAGTGCGCGAAGTTTACCGGTATGTCTCGGCTGGGGGTACTGGGAGGTGTATCAACAGTCCTGTGAGTCGCCACAGCGAATGATGATGGATGTTACAATACGAGACCTGACCCCTGTTTTCGCTCTAGTAAATGCTTATAAGAAATATCTAACCAATACCCGGACATGTCGATACCCAGATGAGGAACTGCTGGGCTACTTTCAATTTCTCCTAGTTCATTCACGCTAATTGAAAAAGGCATAATACTAACAGTGTCACCTTTAACAAGAAATATTCTAGGGTCTGGTTTTGAATCTGGCACTATCTATCCTTAGGCATGTAACGACAGCCATAACCGGCCCCGAAAAGCAGGGCGACGAAGGAGCGGCGCTTTTCGGGGCCCGAGTTTATGGCCTTGTTAGCTTTCGATTCCCCTGACCGAAATCACTAATCATCGTTTTCATTGGTTGGTGGTTTTTCAGGTACCATTCTATGTATTGCCATATCCAATATCATTGGCAACTCATCCACCATCATCATGAGATGCTTTGAGCCCCCCGAAAACTCAAAGAACATCTTGGAGTGCATCATGTGCTTCATCAATCGGCGAAGCCTATGAACTGTCTTTTCTGCATTTTCGGCGTTTCCGTCTCTTATTTCCCGGTATGCTTCAGTCAAGACCTCCGACAGCCACGGTAAATCCTCTCTATATATGCCGGCGAGCATAAGTAGTTGCAATGGCCCACCGCCATCTTCCATGGCAATCATGCTCATCTCTTCTAACATCCTTGGATGTATCCGACTCAAGCGACGACGTTTGTAAACTGACTCGCGATCCATCAGTTCCGGCTCTAACTCCCGCATTCTTGTATTTATCCCCCGGACACCAGTGACGAGTTCCTCAAGAATCTCGTGGTGAGGACGCATGTGTTTCTCAGAAGGTTCAGAGTCAGGTATATTCTCCACGGCTTCTTGGAGACGCGACCAGAGAGCGGGAACGAGTTGGTTTGCAATCTGCTCAGAGGTCTTTGTCTCCGAAAGCGTATTGATCGCTTTCACAATTTCCATCACGCCGGATTGTTCCATCTTCTGCGCTTGGAACTGGGAAAGTGGCCCGCTCAGATCGCTAAGCTCCAGACCAAATAGAAGCGGTATTACTTTTGCGTCCAGCATGGACTTTGAAAGAGCGCCTGACTCAAACAATATCCATTCGGAATGAAGGTTTTCAGGGGTGATACAAATGATTCCAAAATTCGAGGCTTCTAGCTCACCGGCTATTGCTTGAGCCCACCGGTCACCAGCGGAAATATCTTTATCTGATACCCAAGGTTCAACGTATTGCAGCACCATCGGGAGCCACTCACGCAGGGCATTCGCAAGCGCCTTGCTTCTTTTTCCACTCCAACTAATAAAGACTTTCATGATCGTTTTGTCTCCAACAATGTTCTTGCGCTGTCCAATCTCGCTTGCTCCATGCCGACTCCCCCCTCTTCAGAGCTAACAGTAAATATAGAGACCGACGGGTCCGGACATTTTTTAATATAGAGATCCACGAAAAAAGTCATTAACTAACTGTTTTTTCATCACTTTATCATTCGCCTGTCTCTATATGCGGGCATGAAAATGGGACGCGACAGCCGTCGCCACTCATGAGTAAGGTTAGCGACAGGTTCCCGCTGCAATTCTGCCGACCATCGGGTTGATACGGAAGGAGCATGAACGGCCGAATGTGGCCGATAGTGTCAGTTCGGTCATGGCCACGCAAAACTGTCATTCGCATCGCGCAGGCGAAAAGACTCCGCTGAACGGTGTTCACAGTTTTCCAGGCCGAACTCAAGATCGAGGTTCGACCGTGGCCTGGGTCTGGGAGTTCCCCTGATGTGATGATGGAAATGAGGGCGTTCCTTCCGGCTGGCGCCGATGGGCTAGAATGGCGGCTGGTTTATCGGTGACGGGTGTGTGATGGCGGGTTCGTTGTTTGATCAGCTCAAGAAGGCCGGTCTGGTCGACGAGAAAAAGGGCAAGCAGCTCAAGAAGCAGCAGCATCAGCAGCTCAAGCAGGGGAAGAAGCACAGCGATGCGGCGAGCGAGGCGGCGCGGCTTGCGGCCGAGGCGGCGCGGGAGAAGCAGGCGCGCGACCGGGAGCTGAATCAGGCGCGTCAGGCGCAGTTGGCGGCGAAGGCAGAGCAGGCGGCGCTGCGTCAGATGATCGAGGCCAATGCGCTGGCTGACTGGGAAGGCGATGTCGAATATCATTTCGTGGACGGCGGGAAGATCAAAAAGCTGTTGGTGACCCGGCCGATACATGCGCAACTGGCCGCCGGTACGTTGCGCATCGCGCGTCACGCGGGGGGGTATACGCTGATCACCGCGGCGACCGCCGAGAAGATTGCGCAGCGCGATGAAGGTGTGCTGATTCAGCTCGCCGACGCGGGCGAATCAATCAGCAGCGAGGATCAGGCGCATTACGCGCGCTTCGAGGTGCCTGACGACCTGATGTGGTAGCGCGCCTGCCGCGCTTGCCACAACCGTTTGGCCCGACGCCGCTTGGCGCCGGTTGAGTTTTCCGTCCGTTCTTACCCCTCTGTTTGCCCCCGCGCCCAGCCACGGCTGAGTGCGACGGCCTGTCGCCAGCGCGCGTGCAGGCGGTCGCGCTCGGCGGCGGGCATGGCGGGTGTGAAGTTGCGTTCGCCGAGCCAGTGTTGCGCGAGCTGCGCACGGTCTGCGAGGCCGGCGCCGAGCGCGGCGAGGCCGGCGGCGCCGCGGGCGGTGGTCTCGGTGTGCGCGGGGCGGCGCACGGGCACGCCGAGCATGTCGGCCTGAAACTGCATCAGCCAGTCGTTCACGCAGGCGCCGCCGTCGACGCGCAGCTCGGCGAGCGGGATGCCTGTGGTGTGCGTCATGGTGTCGATGGCGTCGCGGGTGCGGTAGGCGATGGCCTCCAGCGCGGCGCGGGCGATGTGCGCGTCGCGGGTGCCGCGGGTGAGGCCGACGATCAGGCCGCGTGCGTAGGGGTCCCAGAACGGGGCGCCGAGGCCGGTGAGGGCGGGGACGAAGTAGACATCGCCGTTGTCGGGCACGCTGCGCGCCAGTTCTTCGACGCGGGCGGCGTCGGGAATCAGGCCGAGGCCGTCGCGCAGCCATTGCACGGCGGCGCCGGCGACGAAGATCGAGCCTTCGAGGGCGTATTCGGCGGGCGCATCGCCGAGCTGCCAGGCGACGGTGGCCAGCACGCCTTCGCCGACGACGGGGCGCGCGCCGGTGTGCATGACCACGAAGGCGCCGGTGCCGTAGGTGTTCTTGGCCATGCCGGGTTCGAAGCAGGCCTGCCCGAACAGCGCGGCCTGCTGGTCGCCGGCAACGCCGGTGATGGGGATCGGCGCGCCGAGGATGTCGGGGTCGAGGGTGGCGAAGTATCCCGCCGAGGGGCGCACTTCCGGCAGCACGGCAGCAGGAATGTCGAGCAGGCCGAGCAGTTCTTCGTCCCAGGCGAGGCGGTGGATGTCGAACAGCAGGGTGCGGCTGGCGTTGCTGACGTCGGTGACGTGGTCGCGGCCGCCGCTGAGGCGATGGATCAGCCAGCTGTCGACGGTGCCGAAGGCCAGCTCGCCGGCCTCGGCGCGACGGCGCAGGTCGGGGTCGTTTGCGAGCAGCCAGTGCAGCTTGGTGCCGGAGAAGTAGGGGTCGAGCAGCAGCCCGGTGCGCTCGCGGAACAGCGCCTCCAGCCCGCGGGCCTTGAGCGCATCGCAGAGGGCGGCGGAGCGCCGGTCTTGCCAGACGATGGCGCGCGCCACCGGCTGACCGCTGCGGCGGTCCCACAACAGGGTGGTTTCGCGCTGGTTGGTGATGCCGATGGCACGAATGTCGGCGGGCGCGATGCCCGCGTTGCGCACGGCCTCGCGCAGGGTGGCGAGCTGGGTGCCCCAGATGACCTCCGGCTCGTGTTCCACCCAGCCGGGCTGTGGGTAGTGCTGGGTGAATTCCTGCTGCGCCTGGGCCAGCGCGTGGCCTGCGAGGTCGAACACGATGCTGCGGCTGCTGGTGGTGCCCTGGTCGAGGGCGAGGATGTAGCCGTTATCGATGGCGGCATGCATGGCGGCTGGCCTCCGGGGCTTGGATGGGTCGCGCGGCGGCGTGATCGGTAGGCGTTTCGGTCATCGAATATCGCGAATGGATCGTCGGGTCGGGCGGTGCCATCAGTATAAGGTCTGCGCATACGGCCGCCACGCCGGCCAGGGCGACCGCCGCCGTTGGTTTGGGTATGATCTGCAGCCATTCCGCCGCCCGGTTGCCGACATGCTCGAAAAAATCATCGGTCTGCTCGCCGCCTTCGTGATCGCGACCATTTCCCATCTCGGTTATGCCGGGATTGTGTTGTTGATGGCGATTGAGAGCGCCTGTATCCCGTTGCCGTCGGAGATTATTTTGCCGTTTTCGGGTTATCTGGTGTTCCGCGGCGAGATGAACCTCTGGCTGGTGGCGCTGGCCGGTGCGTTCGGCTGCGTGCTCGGCTCGCTGGTGGCGTATTACGTCGGGCGCTTCGGTGGCCGTCAGCTGGTCGAGCGCTATGGACGCTACGTGTTGATTTCGCAGCGCGATCTGGCGCTGGCCGATCACTGGTTCGCGCGCCACGGCGACATCACCATCTTCGTCGGCCGCCTGCTGCCGGTGGTACGTACCTTCATCGCCTTGCCGGCCGGCATCGCGGGCATGGAGATCAAGCGCTTCGTGCTCTACACCTTCGCCGGCTCCTTCCTGTGGAGCCTGGGTCTGGTCGAGATCGGCGTGAAG comes from the Acidihalobacter yilgarnensis genome and includes:
- a CDS encoding NAD(P)/FAD-dependent oxidoreductase: MLRLTEIRLPLDHAEQALAQAIAARLGVTEDTVADFTIFRRGVDARKRARILFVYTVDVVLRDEAAVLTRLAGDPHVRPAPDTAYRFVAHAPTDLPARPVVIGLGPCGLFAGLILTQMGFCPIILERGKPVRERTRDTFGLWRQGVLDPESNVQFGEGGAGTFSDGKLHSQIKDPKHYGRKVLTEFVKAGAPPEILYVSKPHIGTFRLVGMIEKMRATIESLGGEIRFGSKVDDLLIENGRLRGVRLANGDHLRSDHVVLAVGHSARDTFDMLHTRGIYLEAKPFSVGFRIEHPQSLIDACRLGPNAGHPALGAADYKLAYHASNGRSVYSFCMCPGGTVVAAASEPERVVTNGMSQYSRNERNANSGIVVGISPADYPEDALAGIAFQRQWESRAFELGGRNYHAPAQLVGDFLAGVASTGLGTVIPSYQPGVQPCDLSSALPDYAIEAIREAIPAFTRQIDGFALHDAVLTGVETRTSSPIRIRRGDDYQSINTPGLYPAGEGAGYAGGILSAAIDGIEVAEAIALDIAQSAPPAR
- a CDS encoding toll/interleukin-1 receptor domain-containing protein, which produces MKVFISWSGKRSKALANALREWLPMVLQYVEPWVSDKDISAGDRWAQAIAGELEASNFGIICITPENLHSEWILFESGALSKSMLDAKVIPLLFGLELSDLSGPLSQFQAQKMEQSGVMEIVKAINTLSETKTSEQIANQLVPALWSRLQEAVENIPDSEPSEKHMRPHHEILEELVTGVRGINTRMRELEPELMDRESVYKRRRLSRIHPRMLEEMSMIAMEDGGGPLQLLMLAGIYREDLPWLSEVLTEAYREIRDGNAENAEKTVHRLRRLMKHMMHSKMFFEFSGGSKHLMMMVDELPMILDMAIHRMVPEKPPTNENDD
- a CDS encoding DUF2058 domain-containing protein — its product is MAGSLFDQLKKAGLVDEKKGKQLKKQQHQQLKQGKKHSDAASEAARLAAEAAREKQARDRELNQARQAQLAAKAEQAALRQMIEANALADWEGDVEYHFVDGGKIKKLLVTRPIHAQLAAGTLRIARHAGGYTLITAATAEKIAQRDEGVLIQLADAGESISSEDQAHYARFEVPDDLMW
- the glpK gene encoding glycerol kinase GlpK, whose product is MHAAIDNGYILALDQGTTSSRSIVFDLAGHALAQAQQEFTQHYPQPGWVEHEPEVIWGTQLATLREAVRNAGIAPADIRAIGITNQRETTLLWDRRSGQPVARAIVWQDRRSAALCDALKARGLEALFRERTGLLLDPYFSGTKLHWLLANDPDLRRRAEAGELAFGTVDSWLIHRLSGGRDHVTDVSNASRTLLFDIHRLAWDEELLGLLDIPAAVLPEVRPSAGYFATLDPDILGAPIPITGVAGDQQAALFGQACFEPGMAKNTYGTGAFVVMHTGARPVVGEGVLATVAWQLGDAPAEYALEGSIFVAGAAVQWLRDGLGLIPDAARVEELARSVPDNGDVYFVPALTGLGAPFWDPYARGLIVGLTRGTRDAHIARAALEAIAYRTRDAIDTMTHTTGIPLAELRVDGGACVNDWLMQFQADMLGVPVRRPAHTETTARGAAGLAALGAGLADRAQLAQHWLGERNFTPAMPAAERDRLHARWRQAVALSRGWARGQTEG
- a CDS encoding DedA family protein codes for the protein MLEKIIGLLAAFVIATISHLGYAGIVLLMAIESACIPLPSEIILPFSGYLVFRGEMNLWLVALAGAFGCVLGSLVAYYVGRFGGRQLVERYGRYVLISQRDLALADHWFARHGDITIFVGRLLPVVRTFIALPAGIAGMEIKRFVLYTFAGSFLWSLGLVEIGVKLGENWDTLGPYFHRFDVVIVAVLALGAGLYVYRHLRHG